Proteins from a single region of Flavobacterium sp. K5-23:
- a CDS encoding MFS transporter, translated as MNSEQTKSNNSALYTLITVFFFWGFIGASNGVFIPFCKAKFGLDQFQSQLIDFAFYGAYYIGALLLFIFSSLVKKDILNAWGFKKGIINGLLISAFGALLMIFAVTQGSYLMILGALFIVALGFSLQQTSAQPFVASLGEPHTASNRLNLAGGINSLGTTIGPIVVSFALFGVISGVNIDEFAQKANSLDAMRILYLCVGGLFVLAAALFFFSKKLPSGKSDSSFQSASKEMKTLIAITLILIGIFAYIFSRYEDPEFISRFINNKEKDYLGLGLTFATLVVVVIGLLFANSRAQKKPEGWGAMKYPQLVLGMLGIFTYVGVEVTIGSNLGELLNTDAFGNISGSLLAPYISMYWGSLMIGRWAGAISVFNPSSQLKKALLIIIPYTAFGVVLFVNYISGQDVTPLYAYAFVIIFQVLGFFLGKDRPARTLMIFGLMGMIAMIIGLMTSGTVAIFAFMSGGLFCSIMWPAIFSLSIAGLGKYTSQGSAFLIMMILGGGIIPPLQGKLADIVGIHTSYFIPVLCFGYLAFFGWKVIGILEKQGISHDIEVGGAH; from the coding sequence ATGAATTCAGAACAAACAAAGTCGAACAATTCGGCTCTTTATACACTTATTACCGTATTTTTCTTTTGGGGATTTATCGGAGCTTCTAATGGCGTTTTTATTCCATTTTGTAAAGCTAAGTTTGGCCTAGACCAATTTCAAAGTCAGCTTATTGATTTTGCTTTTTATGGCGCTTATTATATTGGCGCTTTGTTGCTTTTTATTTTTAGTAGTTTGGTTAAAAAAGACATTTTAAATGCGTGGGGCTTTAAAAAAGGAATTATAAACGGTTTGTTAATTAGTGCTTTTGGTGCCTTGTTAATGATATTTGCCGTTACCCAAGGAAGTTATTTAATGATTCTTGGGGCTTTGTTTATTGTCGCTCTTGGATTTTCTTTACAACAAACATCCGCACAGCCTTTTGTGGCTTCATTAGGAGAGCCTCATACTGCGTCTAACAGGCTGAATTTAGCTGGTGGAATCAATTCATTGGGTACTACAATAGGACCAATAGTTGTTTCTTTTGCCTTGTTTGGTGTTATTTCGGGTGTGAATATCGATGAGTTTGCTCAAAAAGCAAATTCATTGGATGCAATGAGAATACTTTATTTATGTGTTGGAGGTCTTTTTGTATTAGCGGCAGCATTATTCTTTTTTTCGAAAAAATTACCTTCTGGAAAAAGTGATTCTTCTTTTCAATCAGCAAGTAAAGAAATGAAAACCTTAATTGCAATTACATTAATTCTAATAGGGATATTCGCTTATATATTTTCCCGTTATGAAGATCCTGAATTCATTTCTCGTTTCATAAATAATAAAGAAAAAGATTATTTAGGATTAGGTTTAACATTTGCAACTTTAGTGGTTGTTGTTATTGGATTATTGTTTGCGAATTCAAGAGCTCAAAAAAAACCTGAAGGTTGGGGCGCTATGAAATACCCTCAGTTGGTTTTAGGGATGTTAGGTATTTTTACATACGTAGGTGTGGAAGTAACAATAGGAAGTAACTTAGGGGAATTGTTAAATACAGATGCTTTTGGAAACATATCAGGTTCTTTACTAGCACCATATATCTCGATGTATTGGGGTAGTTTAATGATTGGACGTTGGGCAGGTGCAATTTCAGTATTTAATCCTTCTTCTCAACTTAAAAAAGCATTATTGATTATTATTCCGTACACAGCATTTGGAGTTGTTCTTTTTGTAAATTATATAAGTGGTCAAGATGTGACTCCATTATATGCATACGCATTTGTCATAATTTTTCAAGTTCTTGGTTTTTTTCTTGGTAAGGATAGGCCTGCTCGTACCTTGATGATTTTTGGTTTAATGGGTATGATTGCAATGATAATTGGATTAATGACTTCAGGGACAGTGGCGATTTTTGCCTTTATGAGTGGTGGACTTTTTTGTAGTATTATGTGGCCTGCCATTTTCTCTTTGTCTATTGCGGGATTAGGGAAATATACTTCTCAAGGATCAGCTTTCTTGATTATGATGATATTAGGTGGTGGGATTATACCTCCGCTTCAAGGTAAATTAGCTGATATAGTTGGTATTCATACTTCTTATTTTATACCGGTTTTGTGTTTTGGATATCTTGCTTTCTTTGGTTGGAAAGTGATTGGGATATTAGAAAAACAAGGTATTAGTCATGATATTGAAGTAGGCGGAGCGCATTAA
- the bglX gene encoding beta-glucosidase BglX yields MKNLFLIASFAVAVVVLAACSSKMSNTSVAYSKINPLETKVDSVLKLMTLEEKVGQLNQYNGFWEITGPTPKEGQAAKKYEDLKKGLVGSMLNVKGVKDVRALQKIAVEETRLGIPLLFGFDVIHGYKTISPIPLAEAASWDMAEIKKSAAMAAEEAASVGLNWTFAPMVDIARDARWGRVMEGSGEDPYLGSQIAVARIQGFQGEDLKARNTILACAKHFAGYAFAESGRDYNTVDIGESTLQNIVFPPFKASVEAGVRTFMNSFNELNGIPATGNKYLQRQILKGDWKFDGFVVSDWGSINEMIAHGYAKDNKQAAEIAINAGSDMDMESSAYIEHLADLVKEGKVKESDIDDAARRILKVKFELGLFDNPYLYCDENYEKETVGKKAFHDAVLEMAKKSIVLLKNEKELLPLKKSGQKFVLIGALADDKTSPLGSWRIAADDETAVSVLEGMQSYKGNQLSYVKGANVAEGRTQFVWETKINTTDKSGFPAAIAAAKGADVVVMVLGEHGLQSGEGRSRTDIGLPGVQQELLEEVYKVNPNIVLVLNNGRPLAIPWADDHVPAIVEAWQLGTQSGNAIAQVLYGDYNPSGKLPMTFPRNVGQVPIYYNYKNTGRPVMNEPESVFWSHYIDEKNTPLYPFGYGLSYTQFEYSDLELDQKSFSGDGSIEVSVNVKNTGKYAGKEVVQLYIRDIIASVTRPVKELKGFEMIELQPNETKKVRFIINKKTIEFYTAQSKWEAEEGDFNVFVGGSSVKTIDANFQYNN; encoded by the coding sequence ATGAAGAATTTATTTTTAATTGCATCATTCGCTGTAGCGGTTGTTGTTCTTGCCGCTTGCAGTAGCAAAATGAGTAATACATCTGTCGCGTATTCTAAAATTAATCCTTTAGAAACAAAAGTAGATTCGGTACTTAAACTGATGACATTAGAAGAAAAAGTGGGGCAACTGAATCAATACAATGGTTTTTGGGAAATAACAGGGCCAACTCCAAAAGAAGGTCAAGCTGCCAAAAAATATGAAGATCTAAAAAAAGGTTTAGTAGGTTCTATGCTAAATGTAAAAGGTGTTAAAGACGTTCGAGCATTACAGAAAATTGCGGTAGAAGAAACTCGATTAGGAATCCCTCTCCTTTTTGGCTTTGACGTAATTCATGGCTATAAAACCATTAGTCCTATTCCATTGGCTGAAGCAGCAAGTTGGGACATGGCAGAAATTAAAAAATCAGCAGCAATGGCAGCTGAAGAAGCTGCTTCTGTAGGGCTGAACTGGACTTTTGCACCTATGGTTGATATTGCTCGCGATGCCCGTTGGGGAAGAGTGATGGAAGGTTCTGGTGAAGATCCATATTTAGGGAGCCAAATAGCAGTGGCTCGGATTCAGGGTTTTCAAGGCGAAGATTTAAAAGCAAGGAATACAATTTTGGCTTGCGCCAAACATTTTGCGGGCTATGCTTTTGCTGAGTCTGGTAGAGATTATAATACGGTAGATATAGGAGAATCAACTTTGCAAAACATTGTTTTTCCACCTTTTAAAGCTTCCGTAGAAGCAGGGGTGAGAACGTTTATGAATTCATTCAATGAGCTAAACGGAATACCAGCAACAGGAAATAAATATTTGCAAAGGCAAATATTAAAGGGAGATTGGAAATTTGATGGATTTGTAGTTTCTGACTGGGGCTCTATCAACGAGATGATTGCTCATGGTTATGCTAAAGATAATAAACAGGCAGCTGAAATCGCTATTAATGCAGGTTCTGATATGGATATGGAGTCCAGTGCTTATATAGAGCATTTAGCGGATTTGGTTAAAGAAGGAAAAGTTAAAGAAAGTGATATAGACGATGCTGCAAGAAGAATTTTGAAAGTTAAATTCGAATTGGGGTTATTCGATAATCCGTATTTGTATTGTGACGAAAACTATGAAAAAGAGACTGTTGGAAAAAAAGCTTTTCATGACGCTGTTTTAGAAATGGCCAAAAAATCCATCGTTCTCTTGAAGAATGAAAAAGAACTATTGCCGCTTAAAAAATCAGGTCAAAAATTTGTACTTATAGGAGCTTTGGCAGACGATAAAACCAGCCCATTAGGAAGTTGGCGCATTGCGGCTGATGATGAAACAGCCGTTTCAGTTCTTGAAGGTATGCAAAGTTATAAAGGCAATCAATTGTCTTATGTTAAAGGAGCGAATGTAGCCGAAGGCCGAACTCAATTTGTCTGGGAAACGAAGATTAACACCACTGATAAAAGTGGTTTTCCAGCCGCGATTGCTGCTGCTAAAGGAGCTGACGTAGTAGTTATGGTACTTGGTGAACACGGTTTGCAATCAGGAGAAGGAAGAAGTAGAACAGATATTGGCTTGCCAGGAGTACAACAAGAATTATTAGAAGAAGTTTATAAAGTAAACCCAAATATTGTTTTGGTTTTAAACAACGGAAGACCACTTGCTATTCCGTGGGCCGATGATCATGTTCCTGCCATTGTAGAAGCTTGGCAACTTGGGACTCAAAGTGGGAATGCTATCGCTCAGGTATTGTATGGAGATTATAACCCTAGCGGAAAATTACCTATGACTTTTCCCAGAAATGTAGGACAGGTTCCTATTTATTATAATTACAAAAATACTGGACGCCCTGTGATGAACGAGCCTGAAAGTGTCTTTTGGTCTCACTATATTGACGAAAAAAATACTCCTTTGTATCCATTTGGTTATGGACTAAGTTATACTCAATTTGAATATTCGGATTTAGAATTAGATCAAAAATCATTCTCTGGTGATGGCAGTATTGAAGTTTCAGTGAATGTAAAAAACACCGGAAAGTACGCGGGTAAAGAGGTAGTTCAGTTGTATATTAGAGATATAATTGCGTCAGTAACTCGTCCAGTGAAAGAATTGAAGGGATTTGAGATGATAGAATTACAACCTAACGAAACTAAAAAAGTTCGTTTTATCATCAACAAAAAAACAATTGAGTTTTATACAGCGCAATCTAAATGGGAAGCTGAAGAAGGTGATTTTAATGTTTTTGTTGGTGGAAGCTCAGTAAAAACAATTGATGCTAATTTTCAATATAATAATTAA
- a CDS encoding family 16 glycosylhydrolase, with the protein MKQHNLITRYKLIKPLIDSLFISFLLTVFTLTSCSSSNSSADDLGNGIGTTPSNLVVSASVVGTNAQNPNGDGSGIVNFNISATNATSYKISLGDGNTIDATTGVNTYTYTAGGTNTYVVHVSAYNGANFVSTSVSVTLYVAPKSIWSDEFNTPGAPDASKWGYDLGAGGWGNNESQYYTNRADNVIIQGGVLKIIAKKENYLGSSYTSARLLTKGKFSFKYGRVEIRAKLPGGGGVWPALWMLGDNISTVGWPACGEIDIMEYAGNRVNKITAALHYPGNSGGNPFTGNTTISNAETEFHIYSVDWRESHIKIYVDNQLFLSFANNGNVPFNQKFFLIFNCAMGGTYGGAIDPNFVSSTFEIDYVRVYN; encoded by the coding sequence ATGAAACAACACAATTTAATTACAAGATACAAGCTTATAAAACCATTGATTGATAGTTTATTTATTTCATTCCTTTTAACTGTATTTACTTTAACTTCTTGTAGTTCAAGTAATTCCTCTGCTGACGATTTAGGAAATGGAATAGGAACTACACCTTCAAATCTTGTCGTTTCAGCTAGCGTTGTCGGTACAAATGCACAAAATCCCAACGGGGATGGTAGCGGAATAGTGAATTTTAATATTAGTGCAACAAATGCTACCTCTTATAAAATTTCGCTAGGCGATGGAAATACAATAGATGCAACTACTGGGGTTAATACTTATACATATACAGCAGGAGGAACAAATACTTATGTTGTACATGTATCTGCATATAACGGTGCCAATTTTGTTAGTACGTCTGTTTCTGTGACTTTATACGTTGCGCCTAAATCCATTTGGTCTGATGAATTTAATACTCCTGGAGCACCTGATGCCTCAAAATGGGGGTATGATTTAGGAGCTGGAGGTTGGGGGAATAATGAGTCTCAATATTACACCAATAGAGCCGATAATGTAATTATACAAGGTGGGGTATTGAAAATTATTGCCAAAAAAGAAAACTATTTAGGAAGTAGTTATACTTCTGCAAGACTTCTTACTAAAGGTAAATTTTCTTTCAAATATGGCAGAGTCGAAATCAGGGCAAAATTGCCTGGAGGTGGTGGCGTTTGGCCTGCACTTTGGATGCTCGGAGATAATATTAGTACTGTCGGTTGGCCAGCTTGTGGCGAAATTGACATAATGGAATATGCTGGAAATCGAGTTAATAAAATTACAGCTGCTTTGCATTATCCTGGAAATTCAGGGGGAAATCCTTTTACTGGAAATACGACAATTTCAAATGCTGAAACAGAATTTCATATCTATTCGGTAGACTGGAGAGAATCACATATAAAAATTTATGTTGATAATCAATTGTTTTTATCATTTGCAAATAATGGTAATGTGCCTTTTAATCAAAAGTTCTTTTTGATTTTTAATTGTGCAATGGGAGGAACTTATGGAGGAGCTATCGACCCGAATTTTGTGTCTTCTACTTTTGAAATTGATTATGTGAGGGTTTATAATTAA
- a CDS encoding RagB/SusD family nutrient uptake outer membrane protein, which produces MIKIKVKFLFIATAMIITMGSCSSDFLEVAPKGTDLEANYYTNQSQAYAGLVAVYDIMNKNSGGFDNIITMMNSGSDDHFAGGGSVTDGAGIQGFSNFTISPTTVPLSFWSDHYQGVFRANFLLSKLPSVPMDASLIARYTAESKALRANYYFNLVRMFKNVPLILTPLTTSEFYTVKQATSGAVYAQIEKDLTEAIAVLPNTVPATEAGRFTKGAAKALLGKVYLYNNKKTLAAAEFLAVNGTPGGTSQYGYKLMASYKNLWSVSDKFNTESILEVAHTNESSAHWGNWLSGAAEGNIVNTMVGPRTYTKIGATADDIPSGWSFSVFTQGFYDVIKIDPRFAATVLDMKALSAAGQASYIGGYQDTGYFLNKYIPRKADVTTGTGEPILNYRQNTYVIRLADSYLMEAEALGGTGTRAQALLDAVRARVGLASTPVSLAAIKAERRLELAGEGHRFFDLVRWGDAATVLATKGFKAGKNEVFPIPFKELQNTLLVQNPGYN; this is translated from the coding sequence ATGATAAAAATAAAAGTAAAGTTTTTATTTATTGCAACTGCAATGATAATCACAATGGGATCTTGCAGTAGTGACTTTCTGGAGGTGGCACCCAAAGGGACGGATCTAGAGGCGAATTATTATACCAATCAATCGCAAGCATATGCAGGACTAGTGGCTGTATATGATATTATGAACAAAAATTCAGGAGGTTTTGATAATATCATTACTATGATGAATTCTGGTTCAGACGATCATTTCGCAGGAGGAGGATCAGTAACAGATGGAGCTGGGATTCAAGGTTTTTCAAACTTCACCATAAGTCCTACGACAGTTCCATTAAGTTTTTGGAGTGATCATTATCAAGGTGTTTTTAGAGCTAATTTTCTACTTTCAAAATTACCAAGCGTTCCTATGGATGCTAGTTTAATTGCAAGATACACTGCTGAAAGTAAAGCATTGAGAGCCAATTATTATTTTAATTTAGTGAGAATGTTCAAAAACGTTCCATTAATTTTGACTCCATTGACAACATCTGAATTTTATACTGTTAAGCAAGCAACATCAGGTGCTGTTTATGCTCAAATAGAAAAAGATCTTACTGAAGCAATCGCTGTTTTACCAAATACTGTACCTGCTACAGAAGCAGGTCGATTTACAAAAGGAGCTGCAAAAGCATTACTTGGTAAAGTATATTTGTATAACAACAAGAAAACATTGGCAGCTGCAGAATTTTTAGCTGTAAATGGGACTCCTGGTGGAACAAGTCAATATGGATATAAATTAATGGCTAGTTACAAAAATTTATGGTCTGTTAGTGATAAGTTTAATACAGAATCTATTTTAGAAGTAGCTCATACTAATGAATCAAGTGCTCATTGGGGTAACTGGTTAAGTGGAGCTGCTGAAGGAAATATTGTCAATACAATGGTTGGTCCTAGAACCTACACTAAAATTGGAGCTACAGCCGATGATATTCCATCTGGATGGAGTTTTAGTGTTTTTACACAAGGGTTTTATGATGTAATTAAAATAGATCCTCGATTTGCAGCGACTGTTTTAGATATGAAAGCCTTAAGTGCTGCAGGTCAAGCAAGTTATATTGGTGGATATCAAGACACGGGATATTTCCTAAACAAATATATTCCTAGAAAAGCTGATGTAACTACTGGAACTGGAGAGCCGATATTAAATTATCGTCAAAACACATATGTAATTCGTTTAGCCGATTCTTATTTGATGGAAGCAGAAGCTTTAGGAGGAACTGGAACAAGAGCGCAAGCTTTACTTGATGCTGTAAGAGCAAGAGTTGGTTTAGCAAGCACACCAGTTTCACTTGCTGCAATTAAAGCAGAAAGAAGATTAGAATTAGCTGGTGAAGGACATCGTTTCTTCGATTTAGTAAGATGGGGTGATGCTGCAACAGTTTTAGCAACTAAAGGTTTTAAAGCAGGTAAAAATGAAGTTTTCCCAATTCCTTTCAAAGAATTGCAAAACACTTTACTTGTTCAAAATCCTGGATATAATTAA
- a CDS encoding TonB-dependent receptor yields MKFTKLLIFCFFATLFSVYGQAQDVSITGKVIDENGLPIPGASILIKGTSNSTATDFDGNYQIKAASTGTLVYSYLGYTSIQEAINGRKSIDVKLKPSTQSLEEVIVVGYGTQKKSVNTGAISSVKAKDLEKIPNGRVEQALQGRVSGVTVSAQSGQPGAASTVRVRGLTTFDTYGGNNPLWVVDGVIIDSGGIGFVNQSDIESMEVLKDAASLAIYGARAASGVILITTKKGKSGKFSVSYNGFAGVSSPAKTLDLLNASQYGALMNEKAGAAGQAIPYTNLSSLGIGTDWQKEIFSNNAIRTNHEFSLSGGNDVSTFFASFGISDQEGIVSKEISNFGKKNIRLNSSHKLSKLFTIGQTFGFTHQKGVGLGNTNSEYGGPLSSAINLDPTTPVVVTDPIVANSSLYSSNPVFRDQLGRPYGISSVVGQEMSNPVAYQNTRLGNFNWSNDFIGNAFIEFTPIKDLKFKTTVGLKRAFWGDESFTPSFFLSPTVNATQNSLSRNTNETYGWNIENTASYSKTLGGHDFTLLLGQGAYSDNNSSGTYVLHQNIPVNNFQDTSFNFPIPEAQKRGSAYTSQEHRVTSLFSRLNYNYKERYLLTGIIRRDGSTNFGENNKFGVFPSFSAGWAVSKEDFWKANNIVNTLKFRGGYGVTGNDAIQPNGYLALIGGGRNYTFGSTGSVVSSGNSPDAPANSDLKWEETSQLNIGFDAKLFNDFTLTMEYYDKKTTGILQYVDLPGYVGATGSPLGNVADMGNKGVEVELGYRRQIGGVNFSANGNVSYLKNEVTFLGQDKSFITGGAAGFQSMGDVTRTQVGQSYNSFYGFKTAGIFQNLADVNAYKNAAGGLIQPNAVPGDFRWTDTDGDGAITDGDRQFLGSPLPKFTFGLTINLEYKGFDFMAFAQGATGNTIFQGLRRLDILNANYQTVALSRWTGEGTSNEYPRLTNLDSNGNFEKMSDFYLEDGDYLRLKVLSLGYSLPSNVVSKMGASKVRFYATGENLLTLTKYTGYDPEIGGNVLGIDKGFYPQAKSFLFGLNVQF; encoded by the coding sequence ATGAAATTTACAAAATTACTTATTTTTTGTTTTTTCGCTACACTATTTTCAGTTTATGGACAAGCACAAGATGTTTCCATAACCGGAAAAGTAATTGACGAGAACGGATTACCCATTCCTGGGGCATCCATTTTAATTAAGGGGACTTCAAATTCTACGGCTACGGATTTTGATGGGAATTATCAAATAAAGGCTGCTTCTACCGGCACTTTAGTATATAGCTATCTGGGTTATACTTCAATTCAGGAAGCCATTAACGGTAGAAAAAGTATAGACGTCAAACTTAAGCCATCAACGCAATCTCTTGAAGAAGTTATTGTGGTAGGTTATGGTACCCAAAAGAAAAGTGTAAATACTGGGGCTATTTCTAGTGTTAAAGCAAAAGATCTTGAAAAAATCCCCAATGGACGTGTAGAACAAGCACTGCAGGGAAGAGTTTCCGGGGTAACAGTATCAGCCCAATCAGGTCAGCCAGGAGCTGCTTCTACAGTTAGGGTTAGAGGGCTTACTACTTTCGATACCTATGGTGGTAATAATCCACTTTGGGTTGTTGATGGTGTTATTATTGATTCTGGAGGAATTGGATTTGTAAATCAATCTGATATTGAATCTATGGAGGTGCTTAAAGATGCTGCATCATTGGCCATTTATGGAGCTCGTGCTGCATCTGGAGTTATATTGATTACTACCAAAAAAGGAAAATCAGGAAAATTTAGTGTTAGTTATAATGGGTTTGCAGGAGTTTCTTCTCCAGCTAAAACATTAGATTTACTTAATGCTTCCCAATATGGTGCTTTAATGAATGAAAAAGCAGGTGCAGCTGGGCAAGCAATTCCTTATACTAATTTAAGCTCGTTGGGCATAGGTACAGATTGGCAAAAAGAAATTTTCAGCAATAATGCTATCCGTACGAATCACGAATTTAGTTTGAGTGGTGGAAATGATGTTTCTACCTTTTTCGCATCATTTGGTATTTCAGACCAGGAAGGTATTGTTTCAAAAGAAATTTCAAATTTTGGTAAAAAGAATATCCGTTTAAATTCTAGCCATAAATTGTCTAAATTATTTACTATTGGTCAAACTTTTGGATTTACACATCAAAAAGGTGTTGGTTTAGGAAATACAAATAGTGAATATGGTGGGCCATTAAGTTCTGCAATTAATTTAGATCCTACAACTCCTGTAGTTGTAACAGATCCAATTGTTGCAAATAGTTCATTATATTCTAGTAATCCTGTTTTCAGAGATCAATTAGGTAGGCCTTATGGAATTTCTTCAGTAGTAGGTCAAGAAATGTCTAATCCAGTAGCTTATCAGAATACAAGATTAGGAAATTTTAACTGGTCTAATGATTTTATTGGGAATGCTTTTATTGAGTTTACACCAATCAAAGATTTGAAATTTAAAACAACTGTAGGTTTAAAAAGAGCCTTTTGGGGTGATGAATCTTTTACTCCAAGTTTCTTTTTAAGTCCAACTGTTAATGCTACACAAAACAGTTTAAGCAGAAACACCAATGAAACTTATGGTTGGAATATTGAAAACACTGCTTCTTATTCTAAAACTTTAGGAGGTCATGATTTCACATTATTATTAGGTCAAGGAGCATATTCTGATAATAACTCTAGCGGAACTTATGTTTTACATCAAAACATTCCTGTGAATAATTTTCAGGATACTTCATTTAACTTTCCAATTCCTGAAGCTCAAAAAAGAGGTAGTGCATATACATCACAAGAGCATAGAGTTACCTCTTTGTTTTCTCGTTTAAATTACAATTATAAAGAAAGATATTTGTTAACTGGAATTATTCGTCGTGATGGTTCTACCAATTTTGGAGAAAATAATAAGTTTGGTGTTTTTCCTTCCTTTTCAGCTGGATGGGCAGTTTCAAAAGAAGACTTTTGGAAAGCTAACAATATTGTAAACACTTTGAAATTTAGAGGAGGTTATGGTGTGACTGGTAATGATGCTATTCAACCTAATGGTTATTTAGCACTTATTGGTGGAGGTAGAAATTATACTTTTGGTAGTACTGGTAGTGTTGTTTCTTCTGGAAATAGTCCAGATGCACCTGCAAATTCTGACTTGAAATGGGAGGAAACTTCACAATTAAACATAGGATTTGACGCGAAATTATTCAATGATTTTACCTTAACTATGGAATATTATGATAAGAAAACAACTGGGATATTACAATATGTTGATCTGCCAGGATATGTTGGAGCTACAGGTAGTCCGTTAGGAAACGTAGCTGATATGGGTAATAAAGGAGTTGAAGTTGAATTGGGATACCGTAGACAAATTGGAGGAGTTAATTTCTCTGCAAATGGGAACGTTTCTTATTTAAAAAATGAAGTTACTTTCTTAGGTCAAGACAAAAGTTTTATTACTGGTGGAGCAGCAGGTTTTCAATCAATGGGAGACGTAACTAGAACACAAGTAGGACAATCTTACAACTCTTTTTATGGATTTAAAACTGCTGGGATTTTTCAAAACCTTGCTGATGTAAATGCATATAAAAATGCAGCAGGAGGATTAATTCAGCCAAATGCTGTGCCAGGGGATTTTCGTTGGACAGATACAGATGGAGATGGAGCAATCACTGACGGAGATAGACAATTCCTAGGTAGCCCACTTCCTAAATTTACTTTCGGGTTGACTATAAACCTAGAGTATAAAGGATTTGATTTTATGGCTTTTGCTCAAGGAGCAACTGGAAATACTATTTTTCAAGGATTACGTCGTTTAGATATTTTGAATGCTAATTATCAAACAGTAGCCTTGAGCCGTTGGACTGGGGAAGGAACTTCTAATGAATATCCAAGATTGACTAATCTTGATTCTAATGGAAATTTCGAAAAAATGTCTGATTTCTACCTAGAAGATGGAGATTATCTACGTCTTAAAGTCCTTTCATTAGGTTATTCTTTACCTAGTAATGTAGTTAGTAAAATGGGTGCTTCTAAAGTAAGATTTTATGCCACAGGAGAAAATTTATTGACCCTTACAAAATATACAGGTTATGATCCAGAAATTGGAGGAAATGTTTTAGGAATAGACAAAGGATTCTATCCTCAAGCAAAATCTTTCTTGTTTGGACTTAATGTACAATTTTAA